A region from the Rosa rugosa chromosome 6, drRosRugo1.1, whole genome shotgun sequence genome encodes:
- the LOC133715057 gene encoding pullulanase 1, chloroplastic isoform X5, with protein sequence MPLCTCSPLLPPPPTVNSHSLPHRRAYSSSSIRRRFTSQAKPIFSFPPNSAKFSRTPLLQCSSSLPMTAEQDSSSTSQPQVQGSLLKSRAFWVSESIIAWNVDAGNDSCYLFASGTAALSLTGDGVLGEDVKVQLQEDRHGLPENVKTKFPHIKDYRAFRVPPDLDVRPLLKAQLAVATFSSYGMCSDATGLQLPGVLDELFSYDGPLGAVYSKEAVSLYLWAPTSQAVSVLVYKEPSGGNPLEIVQLEEVNGVWSTRGPKTWEGCYYVYEVSVYHPSTLQIEKCYANDPYARGLSADGRRTLFINLDSDHIKPEGWDKLVDEKPDIHSSSDISIYELHIRDFSANDQTVLPEFRGGYLAFTLQDSAGVSHLKKLSNAGITHVHLLPAYQFAGVDDEKGNWKSVDSKILEKFPSDSSEQQALITAIQNDDGYNWGYNPVLWGVPKGSYASNANGSCRAIEFRKMVQALNRFGLRVVLDVVYNHLHGSGPFDENSVLDKIVPGYYLRRNTDGFIENSTCVNNTASEHFMVERLILDDLLHWAVDFKVDGFRFDLMGHIMKRTMVKAKDALCSLTKDRDGVDGSSIYIYGEGWDFGEVANNGRGVNASQFNICGTGIGSFNDRIRDAILGGSPFGHPLQQGFVTGLLLQPNGYDHGPEVVAERMLAESKDHIQVGMAANLRDFVLTNYEGKEVKGSEVLTYGGTSVAYALDPTETVNYASAHDNETLFDIVSLKTPFEISVEERCRINLLASSIIALSQGIPFFHSGDEMLRSKSLDRDSYNSGDWFNRMSN encoded by the exons ATGCCTTTATGTACTTGTTCTccgcttcttcctcctcctccaacgGTCAACAGTCATTCCCTTCCTCACCGCCGCGCCTATTCTTCATCCTCCATACGCCGTCGTTTCACCTCCCAAGCCAAACCCATTTTCTCCTTCCCGCCAAATTCCGCCAAGTTTTCCAGAACACCGCTACTTCAATGCTCGTCCTCATTGCCCATGACTGCCGAGCAAGACTCCTCTTCAACCTCACAACCCCAG GTGCAGGGAAGCTTGTTGAAATCAAGGGCATTCTGGGTTAGTGAATCAATCATTGCCTGGAATGTGGATGCTGGAAATGATTCGTGCTACTTATTCGCTAGTGGAACTGCGGCGTTGTCATTAACGGGTGATGGAGTTTTGG GTGAGGATGTAAAAGTTCAGCTTCAAGAGGATAGACATGGGCTACCGGAAAAT GTGAAAACAAAGTTTCCTCATATCAAAGACTACAGAGCGTTTAGGGTCCCCCCTGATCTGGATGTCAGACCTCTTCTCAAAGCTCAGTTGGCAGTTGCTACTTTCAGTT CTTATGGAATGTGCAGCGATGCTACTGGTCTGCAGTTACCGGGCGTCCTAGATGAATTGTTCTCGTATGATGGTCCCCTTGGTGCAGTGTATTCGAAAGAAGCTGTGTCCCTTTACCTGTGGGCACCTACTTCTCAG GCAGTATCTGTATTGGTCTATAAGGAGCCATCGGGTGGAAATCCCTTAGAAATTGTGCAGCTTGAGGAAGTTAATGGCGTTTGGAGTACTAGAGGACCAAAAACTTGGGAAGGATGCTACTATGTGTATGAAGTGTCTGTATACCACCCTAGCACCTTACAAATTGAAAAGTGCTATGCAAATGATCCATATGCTAGAGG GCTCTCAGCAGATGGTAGGCGGACATTGTTCATCAATCTTGATTCTGATCATATAAAACCAGAAGGATGGGATAAATTGGTAGATGAGAAACCTGATATACATTCTTCTTCGGACATAAGTATTTACGAGTTGCACATAAGAGATTTCAG TGCCAATGACCAGACGGTGCTTCCTGAATTTCGCGGTGGATATCTGGCATTCACTTTGCAG GACTCGGCTGGCGTATCTCATTTGAAGAAATTATCAAATGCTGGTATCACTCATGTCCATCTACTGCCAGCCTACCAATTTGCAGGTGTTGATGATGAGAAGGGGAACTGGAAGAGTGTAG ATTCCAAGATTCTTGAAAAGTTTCCTTCAGATTCATCCGAGCAACAAGCTCTAATTACAGCGATCCAAAATGATGATGGGTATAACTGGGG GTACAACCCTGTCCTTTGGGGGGTCCCTAAAGGAAGCTATGCAAGTAATGCAAATGGTTCATGCCGGGCAATTGAGTTTAGGAAGATGGTTCAG GCACTTAATCGTTTTGGCCTTCGTGTTGTCTTGGATGTTGTCTACAATCATTTGCATGGAAGTGGGCCATTTGATGAAAATTCAGTTCTTGATAAG ATTGTTCCAGGTTACTACTTGAGAAGAAACACTGATGGTTTTATTGAGAATAGTACATGTGTAAACAACACTGCTAGCGAGCATTTTATGGTAGAGCGTTTAATTCTTGATGATCTTTTGCACTGGGCAGTTGATTTTAAG GTTGATGGATTCCGGTTTGACCTTATGGGTCATATAATGAAAAGAACAATG GTGAAAGCAAAAGATGCACTTTGCAGCCTAACAAAGGATAGAGATGGAGTTGATGGCTCAAGTATCTATAT ATATGGTGAAGGATGGGATTTTGGTGAAGTGGCCAACAATGGGCGTGGAGTAAATGCATCGCAGTTCAATATTTGTGGTACTGGAATTGGGAG TTTTAATGATCGAATACGGGATGCAATACTGGGTGGTTCTCCATTTGGCCATCCTCTTCAGCAAGGATTTGTGACTGGTCTACTATTACAG CCTAATGGTTACGATCATGGCCCAGAAGTTGTTGCAGAACGTATGCTTGCTGAATCAAAGGATCACATTCAG GTTGGTATGGCTGCAAACTTGAGGGACTTTGTGCTAACCAATTATGAAGGGAAAGAG GTAAAAGGATCAGAAGTATTGACATATGGTGGGACAAGTGTAGCATATGCTTTGGACCCTACTGAAACT GTTAATTATGCTTCAGCTCATGACAACGAAACTCTTTTTGACATTGTGAGTCTGAAG ACTCCATTTGAAATTTCTGTAGAAGAGAGATGCAGGATAAATCTCTTGGCGTCAAGCATAATAGCACTATCACAG GGAATTCCATTTTTCCACTCCGGCGATGAGATGCTCCGGTCCAAATCACTTGATCGCGACTCATACAATTCTGGTGATTGGTTCAACAG AATGAGTAATTGA